A genomic segment from Gracilimonas sediminicola encodes:
- a CDS encoding sigma-70 family RNA polymerase sigma factor produces the protein MSQLTRDEKQKQKDFDEEIIPHMDALYNFALRLTTDPNDAEDLVQDTIVKAYRFFSSYEKGTNAKAWMFRILKNSFINNYRKTSKKPSQVDYDEVSSYYESIRAERTDTSDLESLMFREMMDDDLSNALKRLPEDFRTVVLLCDVDGYTYEEIANMLDVPIGTIRSRLHRGRNLLKTELLEYAKTRGYTGD, from the coding sequence ATGTCTCAGTTGACGAGAGATGAAAAGCAAAAGCAGAAGGATTTCGATGAAGAGATTATACCTCACATGGATGCGTTGTATAATTTTGCCCTTCGACTGACTACTGACCCCAACGATGCTGAAGATCTCGTTCAGGATACTATTGTCAAAGCCTATCGCTTTTTTAGTAGTTACGAGAAAGGGACCAACGCCAAAGCATGGATGTTCCGCATTCTCAAAAACTCCTTCATCAATAATTATCGGAAAACCTCTAAAAAGCCCTCACAAGTAGATTACGATGAGGTTTCTTCTTACTACGAGTCCATCAGGGCCGAGCGTACAGATACTTCGGACTTAGAAAGCCTGATGTTCCGGGAAATGATGGACGATGATTTGTCTAATGCATTGAAAAGGCTGCCGGAAGATTTCCGAACGGTCGTGCTGCTCTGTGATGTAGACGGATATACCTACGAAGAAATTGCCAATATGCTGGATGTACCGATCGGTACTATTCGTTCAAGGCTGCATCGTGGTCGTAATTTGTTGAAAACAGAGTTGCTGGAATATGCTAAAACGCGCGGTTACACCGGCGACTGA
- a CDS encoding CPBP family intramembrane glutamic endopeptidase, which yields MTNPVKSYFENTNTLLYSFLVSLPLFLLYELLIVISQPVGDSIVRISVDVWIKSLFTYLGVNAVSFSLLIVVFIGLFIVYKERERLKTIRFSYFPVLILESAVYAIVVAFISQSLVSLMLNMAASDPISSLSITQQLALSLGAGLYEELFFRVILVTLFILLFTKILGKKWAGVTAAVVLSALLFSAVHYVGSMGDAFTLGSFLYRFLFGLILNGIYVWRGFGVAAWTHAIYDIMVIAFLS from the coding sequence ATGACTAATCCTGTTAAATCATATTTCGAGAACACCAATACCTTACTGTATAGCTTTCTTGTAAGCTTGCCGCTGTTTCTTCTCTATGAGCTGCTGATTGTAATTTCACAGCCGGTGGGTGATTCCATAGTTCGTATAAGTGTGGATGTTTGGATTAAAAGCTTATTTACCTACCTCGGTGTAAATGCAGTCTCGTTTTCATTGTTGATTGTAGTTTTTATCGGGCTTTTTATCGTATATAAAGAGCGTGAACGTCTCAAAACCATTCGCTTTTCATACTTTCCGGTTTTGATTCTGGAATCGGCGGTTTATGCTATCGTTGTGGCATTTATCAGCCAGTCGCTGGTTTCTCTTATGCTGAATATGGCTGCTTCCGATCCGATTAGCAGTTTGTCTATCACGCAGCAGTTAGCGCTCTCATTAGGGGCGGGTTTGTATGAGGAGCTGTTCTTCAGGGTGATTCTCGTTACGTTGTTTATACTCCTTTTTACAAAAATTTTAGGGAAAAAATGGGCAGGGGTAACCGCAGCAGTCGTTCTTTCGGCGCTGTTATTCTCTGCGGTACATTATGTTGGCTCAATGGGCGATGCCTTTACATTAGGTTCTTTTTTATATCGCTTTTTATTTGGTTTAATACTGAATGGAATTTATGTTTGGAGAGGATTTGGTGTGGCAGCCTGGACCCATGCTATTTATGACATCATGGTAATAGCATTTTTGTCGTAA